A DNA window from Streptomyces canus contains the following coding sequences:
- a CDS encoding suppressor of fused domain protein yields the protein MADVLPLVEARLRSALGEPDARAAVTFLGTDRIEVLRFTDGDVVRYATLGMSAQPMGDPTAMLADPVKGPRAELLMSVRSGLADTDKVLRPLAVLAASPQVEGVVVAPGASLDVGEPLWPGAPFTSVLVAEPGGLVEDLELDEPLDPVHFLPLLPMTPNEAAWKRVHGAQALQERWLTNGTDLRDPSRKSVPLE from the coding sequence ATGGCAGATGTTCTTCCTCTGGTCGAGGCCCGGTTGCGCAGCGCGCTGGGCGAGCCGGACGCGCGCGCGGCGGTCACCTTCCTGGGCACGGACCGCATCGAGGTGCTCCGCTTCACCGACGGGGACGTCGTCCGCTACGCCACCCTCGGCATGTCCGCGCAGCCGATGGGCGACCCCACCGCGATGCTCGCCGACCCGGTCAAGGGTCCGCGCGCCGAACTGCTGATGTCCGTACGGTCAGGGCTCGCCGACACCGACAAGGTGCTCCGCCCGCTCGCCGTCCTCGCCGCGTCCCCGCAGGTCGAGGGCGTGGTCGTGGCGCCGGGCGCCTCACTCGACGTAGGTGAACCCCTGTGGCCCGGCGCTCCGTTCACCTCGGTCCTGGTCGCCGAGCCGGGCGGACTGGTCGAGGACCTGGAACTCGACGAGCCCCTCGATCCGGTCCACTTCCTGCCGTTGCTCCCCATGACGCCGAACGAGGCCGCCTGGAAGCGTGTCCACGGTGCCCAGGCCCTCCAGGAGCGCTGGCTGACGAACGGGACGGACCTCAGGGATCCGTCCCGGAAGTCCGTCCCGCTGGAGTGA
- a CDS encoding DUF6758 family protein, producing MRGEPSCPKCGGRVRAPGLFADSWQCDVHGTVHPLQPVIPPSVEALDVVVHRTQVPVWMPWPLPVGWLFTGVACAGDDRSGGRATAVACTGPGPLGGVGELILVAEELGVGLGARYAGIDGPDPGPYMSVEKPAQAKVLAAGRPTPLWHVAGAPDDRAVFAGEALGLWLWAVVWPEQSGLLMYDELVLTDLRDAGAEVELVPCGALSPRLLKP from the coding sequence ATGAGGGGCGAACCCAGTTGCCCGAAGTGTGGTGGCCGGGTCAGGGCTCCCGGACTCTTCGCCGATTCCTGGCAGTGCGATGTGCACGGGACCGTGCATCCGCTGCAGCCCGTGATCCCGCCCAGCGTCGAGGCGCTCGATGTCGTGGTGCATCGCACGCAGGTGCCGGTGTGGATGCCGTGGCCGCTGCCGGTCGGCTGGCTGTTCACGGGCGTGGCCTGCGCCGGTGACGACCGCAGCGGCGGTCGCGCCACGGCCGTGGCCTGCACGGGACCCGGGCCGCTCGGGGGTGTCGGCGAGCTGATTCTCGTGGCCGAGGAGCTCGGGGTCGGGCTCGGGGCGCGCTACGCGGGCATCGACGGGCCGGATCCGGGGCCGTACATGAGCGTGGAGAAGCCGGCGCAGGCGAAGGTGCTCGCTGCCGGTCGGCCGACTCCGCTGTGGCATGTTGCCGGGGCGCCGGACGACCGGGCGGTGTTTGCGGGAGAGGCGCTGGGGTTGTGGCTGTGGGCGGTCGTCTGGCCCGAGCAGTCCGGGTTGCTGATGTACGACGAGCTGGTGCTCACTGATCTGCGCGATGCGGGGGCGGAAGTGGAACTGGTGCCCTGCGGGGCGCTGTCGCCCCGCCTGCTGAAACCCTGA
- a CDS encoding DUF1003 domain-containing protein, protein MTPERETSARERGPAGATAATRPRTRLDQPRAPRRRLLPEWDPEAFGRLSERIARFLGTGRFIVWMTVVIIAWVLWNIFAPRDLRFDNYPFIFLTLMLSLQASYAAPLILLAQNRQDDRDRVNLEQDRKQNERSIADTEYLTREIAALRIGLGEVATRDWIRSELQDLMKELEARQHDGHVVFPAERSERPPGRDVDDR, encoded by the coding sequence ATGACGCCTGAGCGCGAGACCTCGGCCCGTGAGCGCGGCCCGGCCGGGGCCACGGCGGCCACCCGCCCCCGCACCCGGCTCGACCAGCCGCGGGCGCCGCGCCGCCGGCTGCTGCCGGAGTGGGACCCGGAGGCGTTCGGGCGGCTGTCGGAGCGGATCGCGCGGTTCCTGGGCACCGGGCGGTTCATCGTCTGGATGACGGTCGTCATCATCGCGTGGGTGCTGTGGAACATCTTCGCGCCCCGCGATCTGCGCTTCGACAACTACCCGTTCATCTTCCTCACCCTGATGCTGTCTCTCCAGGCCTCCTACGCGGCCCCGCTGATCCTGCTCGCACAGAACCGGCAGGACGACCGGGACCGGGTCAATCTCGAACAGGACCGCAAGCAGAACGAGCGGTCGATCGCGGACACCGAGTACCTGACCCGCGAGATCGCCGCGCTCAGGATCGGCCTCGGGGAGGTGGCGACCCGCGACTGGATCCGCTCGGAGCTCCAGGACCTGATGAAGGAGCTGGAGGCACGGCAGCACGACGGGCACGTCGTATTCCCGGCAGAACGGTCGGAACGGCCGCCGGGACGTGACGTAGACGACCGTTGA
- a CDS encoding Mrp/NBP35 family ATP-binding protein, giving the protein MASEDAVREALATVNDPEINRPITELGMVKSVEIGADGAVAVTVYLTVSGCPMRETITQRVTDAVAAVEGVTRVDVTLDVMSDEQRKELATALRGGQTEREVPFAKPGSLTRVYAVASGKGGVGKSSVTVNLAAAMAADGLKVGVVDADIYGHSVPRMLGADGRPTQVENMIMPPSAHGVKVISIGMFTPGNAPVVWRGPMLHRALQQFLADVYWGDLDVLLLDLPPGTGDIAISVAQLVPNAEILVVTTPQQAAAEVAERAGSIAVQTHQKIVGVVENMSGLPCPHCGEMVDVFGTGGGQTVADGLTRTTGATVPVLGSIPIDVRLREGGDEGKPVVLTDPDSPAGAALRGIAGKLGGRQRGLSGLSLGITPKNKF; this is encoded by the coding sequence ATGGCTAGCGAAGACGCGGTGCGCGAGGCACTGGCGACGGTGAACGACCCCGAGATCAACCGGCCCATCACCGAGCTCGGGATGGTGAAGTCGGTGGAGATCGGGGCCGACGGGGCGGTCGCGGTGACCGTGTACCTGACGGTCTCCGGCTGCCCGATGCGCGAGACGATCACGCAACGCGTCACCGACGCGGTCGCGGCCGTCGAGGGCGTCACCCGCGTCGACGTCACGCTCGACGTGATGAGCGACGAACAGCGCAAGGAACTGGCGACCGCGCTGCGCGGCGGCCAGACCGAGCGCGAGGTCCCCTTCGCCAAGCCGGGCTCGCTCACGCGCGTGTACGCGGTCGCGTCCGGCAAGGGCGGCGTCGGCAAGTCCTCCGTGACGGTGAACCTGGCGGCGGCGATGGCGGCCGACGGCCTCAAGGTGGGCGTGGTCGACGCCGACATCTACGGCCACTCGGTCCCGCGCATGCTGGGCGCCGACGGCCGCCCCACCCAGGTCGAGAACATGATCATGCCGCCGTCTGCGCACGGCGTGAAGGTCATCTCGATCGGCATGTTCACGCCGGGCAACGCACCGGTGGTGTGGCGTGGGCCCATGCTCCACCGTGCCCTCCAGCAGTTCCTGGCGGACGTGTACTGGGGCGACCTGGACGTTCTGCTCCTGGACCTCCCCCCGGGCACGGGCGACATCGCGATCTCGGTGGCCCAGCTGGTCCCGAACGCGGAGATCCTGGTGGTGACGACCCCGCAGCAGGCGGCGGCGGAGGTCGCCGAGCGCGCCGGTTCCATCGCCGTCCAGACCCACCAGAAGATCGTCGGCGTGGTCGAGAACATGTCCGGCCTGCCGTGCCCGCACTGCGGCGAGATGGTGGACGTCTTCGGCACGGGTGGCGGTCAGACGGTGGCGGACGGCCTGACCCGCACGACGGGTGCGACGGTCCCGGTCCTCGGCTCCATCCCGATCGACGTCCGCCTCCGCGAGGGCGGCGACGAGGGCAAGCCGGTGGTCCTGACGGACCCGGACTCTCCGGCGGGGGCGGCTCTGCGGGGGATCGCGGGGAAGCTCGGGGGGCGGCAGCGGGGGCTTTCGGGGTTGTCGCTGGGGATCACGCCGAAGAACAAGTTCTGA
- a CDS encoding MarC family protein, with the protein MFDVAVFGSLFLTLFVIMDPPGITPIFLALTAGRPGKVQKRMAFQAVCVAGGVIAVFGLLGHQILNYLHVSVPALMIAGGLLLLLIALDLLTGKTDEPKQTKDVNVALVPLGMPLLAGPGAIVSVILAVQKAHSVATQVSVWTAILAIHVVLWLVMRYSLLIIRVIKDGGVVLVTRLAGMMLSAIAVQQIINGITQVVRAG; encoded by the coding sequence ATGTTCGACGTCGCCGTCTTCGGCTCGCTCTTCCTCACCCTGTTCGTCATCATGGATCCCCCCGGGATCACCCCGATCTTCCTCGCGCTGACCGCCGGCCGGCCCGGCAAGGTGCAGAAGCGGATGGCCTTCCAGGCCGTCTGTGTCGCGGGTGGTGTCATCGCCGTCTTCGGGCTCCTGGGCCACCAGATCCTGAACTACCTGCATGTCTCCGTGCCCGCGCTGATGATCGCGGGCGGGCTGCTGCTCCTGCTGATCGCGCTCGACCTGCTCACCGGCAAGACCGACGAACCGAAGCAGACCAAGGACGTGAACGTGGCGCTCGTCCCCCTGGGCATGCCGCTGCTTGCGGGTCCGGGTGCGATCGTCTCCGTCATCCTCGCCGTGCAGAAGGCCCACAGCGTCGCCACACAGGTCTCGGTGTGGACGGCGATCCTCGCCATCCATGTCGTGCTGTGGCTGGTGATGCGCTACTCGCTGCTGATCATCCGGGTCATCAAGGACGGCGGGGTCGTGCTGGTGACACGGCTCGCGGGCATGATGCTCTCCGCGATCGCCGTGCAGCAGATCATCAACGGGATCACCCAGGTGGTCCGGGCGGGCTGA
- a CDS encoding magnesium and cobalt transport protein CorA, which yields MSMIRDLRAAVRPSRPSLRKDTGAYDATRDPSTPSAVVDCAVYRDGRRVATDQQLSPHEAMRQVRRDGGFVWIGLHEPSEAEFSGIAGEFGLHPLAVEDAVQAHQRPKLERYDDSLFTVFKTIHYVEHDELTANSEIVETGEVMCFTGRDFFITVRHGGQGSLRALRHRLQDDPELLAKGPSAVLHAIADHVVDGYVAVADAVQDDIDEVETEVFTPGRGGKVSRGVDSARIYQLKREVLEFKRAVAPLLRPMQLLSERPMRLVDPDIQKYFRDVADHLARVQEQVLGFDELLNSILQANLAQASVAQNEDMRKITSWAAIIAVPTMVCGVYGMNFDYMPETHWKLGYPVIMAITGVICLGIHRTLKRNGWL from the coding sequence ATGTCGATGATCCGTGACCTGCGTGCCGCCGTACGCCCGTCGCGTCCCTCGCTGCGCAAGGACACCGGCGCGTACGACGCGACACGCGACCCCTCGACGCCCTCCGCCGTCGTCGACTGCGCCGTCTACCGCGACGGGCGGCGCGTGGCGACCGACCAGCAGCTGAGCCCGCACGAGGCGATGCGCCAGGTGCGCCGCGACGGCGGGTTCGTGTGGATCGGTCTGCACGAGCCGAGCGAGGCCGAATTCTCCGGTATCGCCGGTGAGTTCGGGCTGCACCCGCTCGCCGTCGAGGACGCCGTGCAGGCCCACCAGCGGCCCAAGCTGGAGCGCTACGACGACTCCCTGTTCACCGTCTTCAAGACCATCCACTACGTCGAGCACGACGAGCTCACCGCCAACAGCGAGATCGTCGAGACCGGCGAGGTCATGTGCTTCACCGGCCGGGACTTCTTCATCACCGTCCGGCACGGTGGCCAGGGCTCGCTCAGGGCGCTGCGGCACCGGCTCCAGGACGACCCCGAGCTGCTCGCCAAGGGCCCCTCGGCGGTGCTGCACGCGATCGCCGACCATGTCGTCGACGGCTATGTCGCGGTCGCCGACGCGGTGCAGGACGACATCGACGAGGTGGAGACCGAGGTGTTCACCCCGGGGCGCGGCGGCAAGGTCTCGCGCGGTGTCGACTCGGCGCGGATCTACCAGCTCAAGCGTGAGGTGCTGGAGTTCAAGCGGGCCGTCGCCCCGCTGCTGCGGCCCATGCAGCTGCTCAGCGAGCGGCCGATGCGGCTCGTCGACCCCGACATCCAGAAGTACTTCCGGGACGTCGCCGACCACCTCGCCCGCGTCCAGGAGCAGGTCCTCGGCTTCGACGAGCTCCTCAACTCCATCCTCCAGGCCAACCTCGCGCAGGCGTCCGTCGCCCAGAACGAGGACATGCGGAAGATCACGTCCTGGGCCGCGATCATCGCCGTACCGACGATGGTGTGCGGTGTCTACGGCATGAACTTCGACTACATGCCGGAGACCCACTGGAAGCTCGGCTATCCGGTGATCATGGCGATCACCGGTGTCATCTGCCTGGGCATCCACCGCACCCTCAAGCGCAACGGCTGGCTGTGA
- a CDS encoding glycosyltransferase family 2 protein, translated as MPGVKVSVIVPVHNTGKYVDECAPSLLGQSLPADEYEVIYVDDGSTDDTLVRVEKLAAVHPNVQVHTRPNSGWPGAPRNLGMRHAEGEYIQFVDHDDLLGPEALERLYQHAKRNDADVVLGKMSSTIVRPRRLFRHTVDACTIENDELMQSMSPHKMFRRAFVEKHGLLFPEGPWILEDLAFVSAAYLKAERISVLADYPCYYWMKRDDGGNNTRHRFNPRHGFWSNCRTVVRQIKDGTPASEDVDALQNRLLHRLYHVEILSRTREPEILREEPAEQRERFAAARKLAIEEFPAAVREGLPTVSRLRAELLERGDFDGAVTLAERIREVRARSTVGGLRWDGGRLVADVTLDLLRGDGEPLVLVERDGKRWLDPELLAGVPGTGDGWEVRDPFRLAYAELVVKDRDREDWWYPEGDLEVRLDAFGKGRSRLVATGRLRLDPERLAGGRPLERGVHDVWAYVQLLGVDRMVRVTGDGTPGAPAAGPALTGGRLALPYWTSSGQLALDVDQRRRRLGSDTAGAAAANTARGERSLPLPYLAATAASGTVRLEVTVSALTVDAEMIAGDDGTTARLRLPARLPLPDGRHPVALPKSDAPVAYAVVRDGALLRLEGPAHEAGTGRRFLDAVADHRQVRWVRRLLDR; from the coding sequence ATGCCGGGAGTCAAAGTCAGCGTCATCGTTCCCGTCCACAACACCGGGAAGTACGTCGACGAGTGTGCCCCGTCGCTGCTCGGGCAGAGCCTGCCCGCCGACGAGTACGAGGTCATCTACGTCGACGACGGATCGACGGACGACACGCTGGTCCGGGTGGAGAAGCTCGCGGCCGTACACCCCAACGTTCAGGTGCACACCAGGCCGAACTCAGGCTGGCCGGGCGCCCCCCGCAACCTCGGCATGCGGCATGCCGAGGGCGAGTACATCCAGTTCGTCGACCACGACGACCTGCTCGGGCCCGAGGCCCTGGAGCGGCTGTACCAGCACGCCAAGCGCAATGACGCCGATGTGGTCCTCGGCAAGATGTCCAGCACGATAGTGCGTCCCCGACGGCTGTTCCGGCACACGGTGGACGCCTGCACCATCGAGAACGACGAGCTCATGCAGAGCATGTCGCCGCACAAGATGTTCCGGCGCGCCTTCGTCGAGAAGCACGGTCTGCTGTTCCCCGAGGGGCCCTGGATCCTGGAGGACCTGGCCTTCGTCAGCGCCGCCTATCTGAAGGCCGAGCGGATCTCGGTCCTGGCCGACTACCCCTGCTACTACTGGATGAAGCGGGACGACGGCGGCAACAACACCCGGCATCGCTTCAACCCGCGTCACGGCTTCTGGTCCAACTGCCGCACCGTCGTGCGTCAGATCAAGGACGGCACACCCGCGTCCGAGGACGTCGACGCGCTGCAGAACCGCCTCCTGCACCGCCTCTACCACGTCGAGATCCTCTCCCGTACCCGCGAGCCCGAGATCCTCCGCGAAGAACCGGCTGAACAGCGGGAGCGCTTCGCGGCGGCCCGGAAACTGGCGATCGAGGAGTTCCCAGCGGCCGTACGAGAAGGGCTCCCCACCGTGTCCCGCCTCCGCGCCGAGCTCCTCGAACGCGGTGACTTCGACGGCGCCGTGACCCTCGCCGAGCGCATCCGTGAGGTCAGGGCCCGCAGCACGGTCGGCGGACTGCGGTGGGACGGCGGCCGGCTGGTCGCCGACGTCACCCTTGACCTGCTGCGCGGGGACGGCGAGCCGCTGGTGCTGGTCGAGCGGGACGGGAAGCGGTGGCTCGACCCGGAGCTGCTCGCCGGAGTCCCGGGGACCGGGGACGGCTGGGAGGTCCGCGATCCGTTCCGGCTGGCGTACGCCGAACTCGTCGTCAAGGACCGCGACCGCGAGGACTGGTGGTACCCCGAGGGCGACCTGGAAGTGCGGCTCGACGCCTTCGGCAAGGGGCGGTCGCGGCTCGTCGCGACCGGGCGGCTGCGGCTCGATCCGGAACGGCTCGCGGGCGGGCGGCCGTTGGAGCGCGGGGTGCACGACGTGTGGGCGTACGTCCAGCTGCTGGGCGTCGACCGCATGGTCCGCGTGACCGGCGACGGCACCCCGGGTGCCCCGGCCGCGGGCCCGGCGCTGACCGGCGGGCGGCTCGCGCTGCCGTACTGGACGAGCAGCGGCCAGCTCGCCCTCGACGTGGACCAGCGCCGGCGAAGGCTCGGTTCCGACACGGCCGGTGCCGCCGCTGCGAACACCGCGCGCGGCGAGCGGTCGCTCCCGCTGCCGTACCTCGCGGCGACCGCGGCCAGTGGCACGGTTCGCCTCGAGGTCACCGTGTCCGCCCTGACCGTGGACGCCGAGATGATCGCCGGTGACGACGGGACGACGGCACGGCTCCGGCTCCCCGCCCGCCTCCCGCTCCCGGACGGACGCCACCCGGTCGCCCTCCCGAAGTCCGACGCCCCCGTCGCATACGCCGTCGTCCGCGACGGCGCCCTGCTGCGGCTCGAGGGCCCGGCCCACGAGGCCGGTACCGGACGCCGGTTCCTCGACGCGGTCGCCGACCACCGCCAGGTCCGGTGGGTAAGGCGACTACTGGACCGATAG
- a CDS encoding MFS transporter has translation MGASQDPFDAGATSLLRQPKAVWATAGASVVAFMGIGLVDPILPSIAQGLDATASQVSLLFTSYFLITAIAMLVTGFVSSRIGGRKTLLLGLALVVVFAGLAGTSGSVQELVGFRAGWGLGNALFVSTALAVIVGAAAGGSAAAILLYESALGLGMACGPLLGALLGDASWRYPFFGTAFLMAIGFLCITVFLKEQPKPARKTSLLDPVKALGHGGLASAAVSSFFYNYTFFTVLAFTPFVLDMTPYKSGAVFFAWGVLLAVFSVFAAPRLQERFGSLKVLGGSLVLLALDVLVLGYGNHTAAIVCTILSGAFIGVNNTVYTELALGVSDAPRPVASAGYNFVRWFAAAAAPYFAPKIEEWTDIHIPFVVAAVTAVLGALVVVVRRKALTREAEELEPRHATEDSVAVFAN, from the coding sequence ATGGGAGCAAGTCAGGACCCCTTCGACGCGGGAGCCACCAGCCTGCTACGCCAGCCCAAGGCGGTCTGGGCGACCGCCGGCGCGTCCGTCGTCGCCTTCATGGGCATCGGACTCGTGGACCCGATCCTGCCGTCGATCGCCCAGGGCCTGGACGCCACGGCGAGCCAGGTCTCCCTCCTGTTCACCTCGTACTTCCTGATCACCGCGATCGCGATGCTGGTCACCGGCTTCGTCTCCAGCCGCATCGGCGGCAGGAAGACCCTGCTGCTCGGCCTCGCCCTCGTCGTGGTCTTCGCGGGGCTCGCGGGCACCTCGGGCTCGGTCCAGGAACTGGTCGGCTTCCGGGCCGGCTGGGGCCTGGGCAACGCCCTGTTCGTCTCCACGGCCCTCGCCGTCATCGTCGGCGCGGCGGCGGGCGGCAGCGCGGCGGCGATCCTGCTGTACGAGTCCGCCCTCGGCCTCGGCATGGCCTGCGGCCCGCTCCTGGGCGCGCTGCTCGGTGACGCCAGCTGGCGCTACCCGTTCTTCGGTACGGCCTTCCTGATGGCGATCGGCTTCCTGTGCATCACGGTGTTCCTGAAGGAACAGCCCAAGCCGGCCCGCAAGACGTCCCTGCTGGACCCGGTCAAGGCACTCGGCCACGGCGGGCTCGCCTCGGCCGCGGTGTCGTCCTTCTTCTACAACTACACGTTCTTCACCGTGCTGGCCTTCACGCCCTTCGTGCTCGACATGACCCCGTACAAGTCGGGTGCCGTGTTCTTCGCCTGGGGTGTACTGCTCGCCGTCTTCTCGGTGTTCGCCGCGCCGCGCCTCCAGGAGAGGTTCGGTTCGCTCAAGGTGCTCGGCGGCTCACTCGTCCTGCTCGCGCTCGACGTGCTCGTCCTCGGCTACGGCAACCACACGGCGGCCATCGTCTGCACGATCCTGTCCGGCGCCTTCATCGGCGTGAACAACACCGTCTACACGGAGCTGGCGCTCGGCGTCTCGGACGCCCCGCGGCCCGTGGCGAGCGCGGGCTACAACTTCGTGCGCTGGTTCGCGGCGGCCGCGGCGCCCTACTTCGCGCCGAAGATCGAGGAGTGGACCGACATCCACATCCCGTTCGTGGTGGCCGCGGTGACCGCGGTGCTGGGCGCGCTCGTGGTCGTCGTACGGCGCAAGGCGCTCACCCGCGAGGCGGAGGAGCTGGAGCCGAGGCACGCGACCGAGGACAGTGTCGCCGTCTTCGCCAACTGA
- a CDS encoding PHP domain-containing protein, whose translation MRIDLHCHSTASDGTDTPAELVRNAAAAGLDVIALTDHDTTRGYGAAIAALPVGLTLVTGAELSCRIGGVSMHMLAYLFDPEEPALLAERELVRDDRVPRARGMVARLQELGVPVTWEQVARIAGDGSVGRPHVATALVELGVVQSVDDAFTDDWLADGGRAYVEKHETDPFEAIRLVKGAGGVTVFAHPGASKRGHTVPEPAIAEMAAAGLDGIEVDHMDHDEDTRVRLRGLARELGLLTTGSSDYHGSRKTVALGEYTTDPEVYGEITRRATGAFPVPGTGGI comes from the coding sequence GTGCGCATCGATCTGCACTGCCACTCCACGGCCTCCGACGGGACCGACACGCCCGCCGAGCTGGTGCGGAATGCCGCCGCTGCGGGGCTGGACGTCATCGCCCTCACCGATCACGACACCACCCGTGGGTACGGCGCGGCCATCGCCGCGCTGCCTGTGGGACTGACCCTCGTCACCGGGGCCGAGCTGTCCTGCCGGATCGGCGGGGTGTCCATGCACATGCTGGCCTACCTCTTCGATCCCGAGGAGCCGGCGCTGCTCGCCGAGCGGGAGCTGGTGCGGGACGACCGGGTGCCCCGGGCGCGCGGGATGGTGGCCAGGCTTCAGGAGCTGGGCGTGCCGGTCACCTGGGAGCAGGTGGCGCGGATCGCCGGTGACGGGTCCGTCGGGCGGCCGCATGTCGCCACCGCGCTCGTCGAGCTCGGGGTCGTCCAGAGCGTGGACGACGCCTTCACCGACGACTGGCTGGCCGACGGCGGGCGGGCCTACGTGGAGAAGCACGAGACCGACCCCTTCGAGGCGATCCGGCTGGTCAAGGGGGCCGGCGGGGTCACCGTGTTCGCCCACCCGGGCGCGAGCAAGCGCGGTCACACCGTCCCGGAGCCCGCGATCGCCGAGATGGCCGCCGCCGGGCTCGACGGCATCGAGGTCGACCACATGGACCACGACGAGGACACGCGCGTACGACTGCGCGGGCTCGCCAGGGAACTGGGGCTGCTGACCACCGGCTCCAGCGACTACCACGGCAGCCGCAAGACGGTCGCCCTCGGCGAGTACACGACGGACCCCGAGGTGTACGGGGAGATCACGCGGCGGGCGACGGGCGCGTTTCCCGTCCCGGGGACCGGCGGAATCTGA
- a CDS encoding magnesium transporter MgtE N-terminal domain-containing protein has protein sequence MAAGAPRIFVSHLAGVAVFDPNGDQVGRVRDLVVVLRVGRRPPRVLGLVVELSTRRRIFLPMTRVTSIESGQVITTGVLNVRRFEQRPTERLVFGELLDRRVTLVETNEQVTVLDASVHHLPARRDWEIDRVFVRKGGKGGAFRRKGEALTVEWSAVTGFTLEEHGQGAESLLATFEQLRAADLANVLHHLSPKRRAEVAAALDDDRLADVLEELPEDDQIEILGKLKEERAADVLEAMDPDDAADLLSELPTEEQERLLSLMQPGDAADMRRLMAYEEHTAGGLMTTEPIVLRPDATVADALARVRNADLSPALAAQVYVCRAPDETPTGKYLGTVHFQRLLRDPPYTLVSSMLDDDLQALDPDATLPVVAGFFATYDMVAAPVVDDSGSLLGAVTVDDVLDHMLPEDWRETEFDSEEETRHDA, from the coding sequence ATGGCAGCGGGCGCCCCCCGGATCTTCGTCTCGCACCTCGCCGGCGTCGCCGTCTTCGATCCCAACGGCGACCAGGTCGGCCGCGTACGCGACCTCGTCGTCGTGCTGCGCGTCGGGCGCCGGCCGCCTCGCGTGCTCGGGCTGGTCGTCGAACTCTCCACCCGGCGCCGCATCTTCCTGCCCATGACCCGGGTCACCAGCATCGAGTCCGGCCAGGTCATCACCACCGGAGTGCTCAACGTCCGCCGCTTCGAGCAACGGCCCACCGAGCGCCTGGTCTTCGGCGAACTCCTCGACCGGCGCGTCACGCTCGTGGAGACGAACGAACAGGTCACCGTCCTCGACGCGTCGGTCCACCACCTGCCGGCCCGCCGGGACTGGGAGATCGACCGTGTCTTCGTGCGCAAGGGCGGCAAGGGCGGGGCGTTCCGGCGCAAGGGCGAGGCGCTGACCGTCGAGTGGTCCGCGGTCACCGGCTTCACGCTGGAGGAGCACGGACAGGGCGCCGAGAGCCTCCTCGCCACCTTCGAGCAGCTGCGCGCGGCCGACCTCGCCAACGTCCTGCACCACCTCTCCCCCAAGCGGCGCGCCGAGGTGGCCGCCGCTCTCGACGACGACCGCCTGGCCGACGTGCTGGAAGAGCTCCCCGAGGACGACCAGATCGAGATCCTCGGCAAGCTGAAGGAGGAGCGGGCCGCCGACGTCCTGGAGGCCATGGACCCCGACGACGCGGCCGACCTGCTCTCCGAGCTCCCCACGGAGGAGCAGGAGCGGCTGCTGAGCCTGATGCAGCCGGGGGACGCGGCCGACATGCGGCGCCTGATGGCGTACGAGGAGCACACGGCCGGCGGTCTGATGACGACGGAACCGATCGTCCTACGGCCGGACGCGACCGTCGCCGACGCGCTCGCCCGCGTCCGCAACGCCGACCTGTCCCCGGCCCTGGCCGCCCAGGTCTACGTGTGCCGGGCGCCCGACGAGACGCCGACCGGCAAGTACCTCGGCACGGTCCACTTCCAGCGGCTGCTGCGCGACCCGCCGTACACCCTCGTCAGCTCCATGCTCGACGACGACCTGCAGGCCCTCGATCCGGACGCGACCCTGCCGGTCGTCGCCGGGTTCTTCGCGACGTACGACATGGTCGCGGCGCCGGTGGTCGACGATTCGGGCTCGCTGCTCGGCGCGGTGACCGTGGACGACGTACTGGACCACATGCTGCCGGAGGACTGGCGGGAGACGGAGTTCGACTCCGAGGAGGAGACCCGTCATGACGCCTGA